One Stenotrophomonas sp. SAU14A_NAIMI4_5 DNA segment encodes these proteins:
- a CDS encoding phosphatase PAP2/dual specificity phosphatase family protein: MATLAATPLAAAGRPWRRALLWLVLLGPFFFASYGFANWMAGRHAVLPVMAFAWESRIPFVPWTIVPYWSIDLFYAISFFLCRQRLELDRHALRLFSAQLIAVACFLLWPLRFSFERPEIGGVFGWLFDVLLGFDKPFNQAPSLHIVLLIVLWVKYAQYLQGAWRWLLHGWALLIGVSVLTTFQHHFIDVPTGLLAGWLCVWLWPEQGTPPLRAWRTARDPKRWRLASFYLLSAAVLLVPVVLIGGAALWLLWPVVSLLLVALAYAGLGTAVFQKRADGRLTMAARWLLAPYLAAAWINSRLWTRSAPQPVEVAGGVWLGRIPCAALPAPLRGVVDACAELSCHAPGAAYASVPMLDLVVPAPAQLAEAADAIEALRAQGPLLVCCALGYSRSAASIATWLLRTGRVCSAAEAVARVRAARPSIVLHDVHLQAIAAAAARERTA; the protein is encoded by the coding sequence ATGGCGACGCTGGCTGCCACCCCGCTGGCCGCGGCAGGGCGCCCCTGGCGGCGCGCCCTGCTGTGGCTGGTGCTGCTGGGTCCGTTCTTCTTCGCCAGCTATGGCTTCGCCAACTGGATGGCCGGGCGCCACGCCGTGCTGCCGGTGATGGCATTCGCCTGGGAATCGCGCATTCCGTTCGTGCCGTGGACGATCGTGCCGTACTGGTCGATCGATCTGTTCTACGCGATCTCATTCTTCCTGTGCCGGCAGCGCCTCGAGCTGGACCGGCACGCGCTGCGGCTGTTCAGTGCGCAGCTGATCGCGGTGGCCTGCTTCCTGCTGTGGCCGCTGCGCTTCAGCTTTGAACGTCCGGAGATCGGCGGCGTGTTCGGCTGGCTGTTCGATGTGCTGCTGGGTTTCGACAAGCCGTTCAACCAAGCGCCGTCGCTGCACATCGTGCTGCTGATCGTGCTGTGGGTGAAGTACGCGCAGTACCTGCAGGGCGCGTGGCGCTGGCTGCTGCATGGCTGGGCGCTGCTGATCGGCGTTTCGGTGCTGACCACCTTCCAGCACCACTTCATCGATGTGCCCACCGGGCTGCTGGCCGGCTGGCTGTGCGTGTGGCTGTGGCCGGAGCAGGGCACGCCGCCGCTGCGGGCGTGGCGCACGGCGCGTGATCCAAAGCGCTGGCGCCTGGCCTCGTTCTATCTGCTGAGCGCCGCGGTGCTGCTGGTGCCGGTGGTGCTGATTGGGGGCGCGGCGCTGTGGCTGCTGTGGCCGGTGGTGTCGCTGCTGCTGGTGGCGCTGGCCTATGCCGGGCTGGGCACGGCGGTGTTCCAGAAGCGCGCCGATGGGCGACTGACCATGGCCGCGCGCTGGCTGCTGGCGCCTTACCTGGCCGCGGCCTGGATCAATTCGCGGTTGTGGACGCGTAGTGCGCCGCAGCCGGTGGAAGTGGCCGGTGGCGTGTGGCTGGGCCGCATTCCCTGCGCTGCGTTGCCAGCGCCATTGCGTGGCGTGGTCGATGCCTGCGCCGAGCTGTCCTGCCACGCGCCGGGCGCGGCCTATGCCAGCGTGCCGATGCTGGACCTGGTGGTACCTGCGCCGGCGCAGCTGGCCGAGGCCGCCGATGCCATCGAAGCCCTGCGTGCGCAGGGGCCGCTGCTGGTGTGCTGCGCGCTGGGCTATTCGCGCAGTGCGGCCAGCATTGCCACCTGGCTGCTGCGTACCGGCCGGGTGTGCAGCGCCGCCGAGGCGGTGGCGCGGGTGCGTGCCGCGCGGCCGTCCATCGTCCTGCATGACGTTCATCTACAGGCCATCGCGGCCGCCGCCGCACGGGAGCGCACTGCATGA
- a CDS encoding bifunctional alpha/beta hydrolase/class I SAM-dependent methyltransferase, whose translation MRQAQEREFHSFDQVPLFYRYWASTTTTTPAKAIVLLHRGHEHSGRVTHLVDELDLPDTAFFAWDARGNGRSPGARGDAPGFPALVRDLDSFIAHIGAEHGIAVEDIVVIAQSVGAVVAATWVHDYAPRLRALVMASPAFKVKLYVPFARAGLTLMQKLRGNFFVNSYVKPQWLTHDPARVESYRTDPLITRPISVRVLLGLYEAADRIVADAQAISVPVQLLVSGSDFVVHRGPQDRFYERLSSPIKERVHLPGFFHDTLGERDRAPALARIRSFIQARFDEPLRELSRRGAHRHGPTFEESEILAWPPERNSLADLRWRVVRGGLRVGGTLSEGIALGLQTGFDSGSTLDYIYRDEARGKGPLGRMVDRNYLDAIGWRGIRIRGQHLQELLRDAAQRLRGQGTPVRVLDVAAGHGRYVLEALGQGEQRAERIVLRDFSDLNVTQGQALIERLGAADIARFEQGDAFDPVQLAQVDPAPTLAVVSGLYELFPDNDAVLRSLQGIAATVPVGGYLAYTGQPWHPQLEFIARALTSHRGGAAWVMRRRTQQEMDELVRLAGFEKVAQRIDEFGIFTVSLARRTA comes from the coding sequence ATGCGTCAGGCGCAGGAACGGGAATTCCACAGCTTCGACCAGGTACCGCTGTTCTACCGGTACTGGGCGAGCACCACGACGACCACGCCGGCCAAGGCCATCGTGCTGCTGCATCGCGGCCACGAACATTCCGGCCGGGTCACCCACCTGGTCGACGAGCTGGACCTGCCCGATACCGCGTTCTTCGCCTGGGATGCGCGCGGCAACGGCCGTTCGCCGGGCGCGCGCGGCGATGCCCCGGGCTTCCCGGCGCTGGTGCGCGACCTGGACAGCTTCATCGCCCACATCGGTGCCGAGCACGGCATCGCGGTGGAGGACATCGTGGTGATCGCGCAGAGCGTGGGCGCCGTGGTTGCCGCCACCTGGGTGCACGACTACGCGCCGCGCCTGCGCGCGCTGGTGATGGCTTCGCCGGCGTTCAAGGTGAAGCTGTACGTGCCGTTCGCGCGCGCTGGCCTGACCCTGATGCAGAAGCTGCGCGGCAACTTCTTCGTCAACAGCTACGTCAAGCCGCAGTGGCTGACCCATGATCCGGCGCGGGTGGAAAGCTACCGCACCGATCCGCTGATCACCCGGCCGATCTCGGTGCGCGTGCTGCTGGGCCTGTACGAGGCCGCCGACCGCATCGTGGCCGATGCGCAGGCGATCAGCGTGCCGGTGCAGCTGCTGGTGTCCGGTTCGGATTTCGTCGTGCACCGTGGCCCGCAGGACCGCTTCTACGAGCGCCTGTCCAGCCCGATCAAGGAACGCGTGCACCTGCCGGGCTTCTTCCACGACACCCTCGGCGAACGTGACCGCGCACCGGCGCTGGCGCGCATCCGCAGCTTCATCCAGGCGCGCTTCGACGAGCCGCTGCGCGAACTGTCGCGGCGCGGTGCGCACCGCCACGGCCCCACCTTCGAAGAATCGGAAATCCTGGCCTGGCCGCCGGAGCGCAACAGCCTGGCCGACCTGCGCTGGCGCGTGGTGCGTGGCGGCTTGCGCGTTGGCGGCACGCTCTCTGAAGGCATCGCGCTGGGCCTGCAGACCGGTTTCGATTCGGGCAGCACGCTGGACTACATCTACCGCGACGAAGCGCGCGGCAAGGGCCCGCTGGGCCGCATGGTCGACCGCAACTATCTCGATGCGATCGGCTGGCGCGGCATCCGCATCCGTGGCCAGCACCTGCAGGAACTGCTGCGCGACGCCGCCCAGCGCCTGCGCGGGCAGGGCACGCCGGTGCGCGTGCTGGACGTGGCCGCCGGCCACGGCCGCTACGTGCTGGAAGCACTGGGCCAGGGCGAACAGCGTGCCGAGCGCATCGTGCTGCGTGATTTCAGCGATCTGAACGTGACCCAGGGCCAGGCGTTGATCGAGCGCCTCGGCGCGGCCGACATCGCCCGCTTCGAGCAGGGCGATGCCTTCGATCCGGTGCAGCTGGCGCAGGTCGACCCGGCGCCGACGCTGGCGGTGGTGTCGGGCCTGTACGAACTGTTCCCCGACAACGATGCGGTGCTGCGTTCGCTGCAGGGCATCGCCGCGACCGTGCCGGTGGGCGGCTATCTGGCCTATACCGGCCAGCCCTGGCACCCGCAGCTGGAATTCATCGCCCGCGCGCTGACCAGCCACCGCGGTGGTGCGGCGTGGGTGATGCGCCGTCGTACCCAGCAGGAAATGGATGAGCTGGTGCGCCTGGCCGGTTTCGAGAAGGTGGCCCAGCGCATCGACGAGTTCGGCATCTTCACCGTGTCGCTGGCGCGCCGGACCGCGTGA